A part of Drosophila ananassae strain 14024-0371.13 chromosome 2R, ASM1763931v2, whole genome shotgun sequence genomic DNA contains:
- the LOC6506561 gene encoding protein disabled isoform X2 — MQTLRKKTSPCKYRNDPGRFFGDGVQFKAKLIGILEVGEARGDRMCQEALQDLKMAIRAAGEHKQRITIHVTIDGLRLRDEKTGDSLYHHPVHKISFIAQDMTDSRAFGYIFGSPDSGHRFFGIKTDKAASQVVLAMRDLFQVVFELKKKEIEMARQQIQGKSLHDHASQLASLSSLKSAGLGVGGVGLGLGGHGDLASGVSGGGHALTLLGSSLNTSSNGTSRLGVTLDVAKASGSAAKEISPESVADLVDLEQELTSLQRGISQMERITPNEPASSGGGHPTLAKSASEDDPFGDSFIYVPSYNILPPPPDSGRNRHKPTKTPETAASLDAMLSPAPGASSSQSPAGQVGQADNDDDNWLQELEQQNDVFDTTKVGTAAAGLGSIMTMAPLASSESTATPTQQLTEMGGTGALGDLDIGLGTGSVLGQALSSEDQAGTVLSLDAFTDLDPLGTGRTRPYVDKKYFFQELKNPPKKLLKELSSGSQAGLGLGQSMGQPDGFFPEDSTTISTTTTTTTTTATNISAGNSLGAHNSVNSLTTTASTAASLGQLLSSVSVSVSSASAISVPISFPPPGSGSGPIPAPSSTSISHAISTSAELKLLLGQVTNPPNPTGHYYTAEPPTLTSLEDPHGHVPAADPVLLPRDTDPFSPTRKKSDPDPFQEGDLFAKLDAFEFEAPPSVPAPSIPTEAKPNVFNGPLQVQLPPEKELQLQQPPAAAISASTVRNRPLAAVSALPSGGPLDVISSISNKKMPHLFGQSRAFGKSSDIGSSVNMRRLQESDSLSETEAAPEPPPRPDSAPYSEPPPLPPKKQFSDLVIRPTPAIPTPQQAAGRYEYLNSSSQARRTPSASADAPPIPLPSRRVGRSDGNFPGPGRPRKPGHTEDDYLAPLGGPPPLLPPPSQGSSVRSRPQRQASLGRPQDIYENKAEILQAQAQAQAQGQVMESSVPLAPDITLTQLLTLGIDDLAIKLNVPASKLSTMTLVQLTAYLSEYLSSEKSQVTSQPERRSSPANPPPAAAPPSTAAVFKVNFDQQTSFVAKFDDTFGEDEVLPASHSDSTFVANFANFNEAPVPTPMPGAGASSAPIVPPADRYAVFREIIDQELQQQQQETDLMGDLTPPPVDESQMKEVPECLEVSSVAPELPIDALEVAPAPKIDTKITEVVAQAKDRYAALRDIILVENLFDKPSPPVAAPQPEKDLLQDFPEFSDEFNEDHDLRQIMDHQDHGHGQVRDRRGLVDSRGFPTEPSSSALTVDDDDEDEDADAAGESSLDSNEKDAEPVSGQDQYEKLSTSTQQLDTAAPVLEDLPQQPPQPQSLTPKQDQKFLSVLTGPPGAGTKDDIEIDELMHRAISNLSLDSRERVSPATSSAAPSRGAPGLHTPSQFNDVSTSPIPLQKPVMGSVGGPSPVPSQLSAVSQLIDTATKQMGDREREKQSWATFDSPKAKGKARLTLPPPPPPASNTSQPDTVESPCSSDPRDDGWSKQQRRWAKKERQQTSSSSRDLSPWDDETPEYLKRRQLAAAQMAHPHQPQMQPPPDRHGYYMRHARRMNSCDEDYDYDAEFMARRDQQQQQQQQRKFKHGLSRSRDNFDLDSPSWYHHPAHHTWSPQEIEQARARSFERAAYERSSYGPPPPIYDKRGQLRSKYRGDHRDRDRERERERDRDREYRDYARPSYDFDYENVYEERGGRSPMAYKPGRGGADYMYDRERDRDRDRKSFDRESLESYESANRRRRSFGSGNDVYGSLDSREDYRGERDRDRERDREQMKTRSLRKPTTTSGKLRISGDIDYEQDSEQDFQQRPGVRSLQRPSQLGGDVVLPSSAAGGSQRLRKSSGSSPWDGEEPTLPGQKSWKRPASAAETERRLAESRRAAALGQTPSDGEKERRFRKKTRARSAKDLANMGTNPGSAVPPSRYGRPGMRDNYDYMCPPGPRNDEVDDDDDDDDEDYVDDEPPTDEDKFERLNRRRHEMHQRMMESERRHMERHQPPPALGKLPGQNRNRGGVGVVNSDYGFVDSYEQTPTPTPRSNASSTGPGGMMMSGGESSAGVTSSKFNFDDGFESDFNQSSPPPAPAGTASSCTSTPAGQVSGSGNNGGSKSLFRFSNDFSDREKREQFEADTPPTSTPPITQKLRFDDNVKVSQFDDAAFEDDFAKASFDFEKEQVTGAGGAGAMSRKQNMRTSKLQQRQELIKKSESVNIFAKKQEDPFEDDEFFRSPDQEDPKEQLDEQAESGGGGGKFQWGEEANFAKFDENM, encoded by the exons ATGCAAACGCTGCGCAAGAAAACGAGTCCTTGTAAAT ATCGCAATGATCCGGGACGATTTTTCGGCGATGGCGTTCAGTTCAAGGCCAAGCTCATCGGCATTCTGGAGGTGGGCGAGGCGCGAGGTGATAGGATGTGCCAGGAGGCGCTGCAGGACCTCAAGATGGCCATACGGGCCGCCGGCGAGCACAAGCAAAGGATAACGATTCATGTGACCATCGATGGTCTGAGGCTGCGGGATGAGAAGACGGGCGACTCTCTGTACCATCATCCCGTCCACAAGATCTCCTTCATTGCCCAGGACATGACCGATTCGAGGGCGTTTGGATACATCTTTGGGTCACCGGATAGCGGCCATCGGTTCTTCGGCATCAAGACGGACAAGGCGGCCAGCCAGGTGGTGCTGGCAATGCGCGACCTCTTCCAGGTGGTCTTCGAGCTCAAGAAGAAGGAGATCGAGATGGCGCGCCAGCAGATCCAGGGCAAGTCCCTCCACGATCACGCCAGCCAGCTGGCCTCCCTGTCCTCGCTGAAGTCCGCCGGCCTGGGTGTCGGAGGCGTCGGTCTGGGTCTTGGCGGGCACGGCGACCTGGCCAGCGGCGTTTCTGGGGGCGGTCATGCCCTCACCTTGCTGGGAAGCAGCCTCAACACGTCCTCCAATGGCACTAGCCGGCTGGGTGTGACTCTCGACGTGGCCAAGGCATCAGGATCGGCGGCCAAGGAA ATCTCCCCCGAGTCTGTGGCCGATTTGGTGGACCTGGAGCAGGAGCTCACCTCCCTGCAGCGGGGCATCAGCCAAATGGAACGCATCACACCCAATGAACCCGCCTCCAGTGGCGGCGGACATCCCACTTTGGCCAAATCCGCCAGCGAAGACGATCCCTTCGGAGACTCGTTTATCTATGTTCCCTCTTACAACATCCTGCCACCGCCACCCGACTCCGGACGCAATCGCCACAAGCCGACTAAGACGCCAGAGACGGCGGCCAGCCTGGATGCCATGCTGTCGCCGGCACCAGGAGCCAGCAGCTCCCAGTCGCCGGCTGGCCAGGTCGGCCAGGCGGACAACGACGACGACAACTGGCTGCAGGAACTGGAGCAGCAGAACGACGTCTTCGATACCACCAAAGTGGGCACAGCTGCTGCCGGACTGGGCTCTATTATGACGATGGCACCTCTGGCTTCCAGCGAGTCCACGGCCACGCCCACGCAACAGCTAACGGAGATGGGGGGAACTGGAGCTCTGGGAGATCTGGATATTGGCTTGGGAACAGGATCAGTTCTGGGCCAGGCACTAAGCAGCGAAGATCAGGCCGGCACTGTGTTGTCTCTGG ATGCGTTCACGGATCTGGATCCGCTGGGCACGGGACGCACCAGGCCGTATGTGGATAAGAAGTACTTCTTCCAAGAGCTCAAGAATCCGCCCAAGAAACTGCTCAAGGAGCTCAGCTCCGGCAGCCAGGCGGGTCTCGGTCTCGGCCAGTCCATGGGCCAGCCGGACGGTTTCTTTCCGGAGGACAGCACCACCATCtccaccacaaccaccaccaccaccaccacagcTACTAACATCTCCGCAG GCAACTCGCTGGGGGCCCACAACTCGGTTAACTCACTAACCACCACCGCTAGCACCGCCGCCAGTCTCGGCCAGCTTCTGTcctccgtctccgtctccgtctcctCAGCCAGTGCCATCTCAGTTCCCATTTCCTTCCCACCTCCCGGTTCCGGTTCCGGTCCCATTCCCGCTCCCTCCTCCACCTCCATTTCCCATGCAATCTCCACCAGCGCTGAGCTGAAACTGCTCCTCGGCCAAGTCACTAATCCGCCTAATCCCACCGGCCACTATTATACCGCAGAACCACCTACGCTGACTTCCCTGGAGGATCCCCACGGCCACGTTCCGGCCGCCGATCCGGTTCTGCTGCCACGCGACACGGATCCGTTCTCCCCCACGCGCAAGAAGAGCGATCCGGATCCCTTCCAGGAGGGCGACCTCTTCGCCAAACTGGATGCCTTTGAGTTCGAGGCTCCGCCGTCAGTGCCGGCTCCCTCGATCCCGACGGAGGCCAAGCCGAACGTCTTCAACGGACCGCTCCAGGTGCAGCTGCCGCCGGAGAAGGAGCTGCAGCTCCAGCAGCCGCCGGCAGCAGCCATCTCCGCCAGCACGGTGAGGAATCGTCCCTTGGCCGCGGTCTCCGCCCTGCCCAGTGGCGGACCCCTGGACGTGATCTCCAGTATTAGCAACAAGAAGATGCCGCATCTGTTTGGCCAGTCGCGGGCCTTCGGCAAGTCCTCGGACATCGGATCGAGTGTCAATATGCGGCGTCTGCAGGAGAGTGACTCCCTGAGCGAGACGGAGGCTGCTCCGGAGCCACCGCCGCGTCCGGACTCGGCTCCGTACTCCGAGCCGCCGCCACTGCCGCCGAAGAAGCAGTTCAGCGACCTGGTCATTCGCCCCACGCCCGCCATTCCGACTCCCCAGCAAGCGGCTGGAAGGTACGAGTACCTgaacagcagcagccaagCCAGGAGAACTCCATCCGCGTCCGCGGATGCTCCACCCATTCCATTGCCCTCGCGCCGCGTGGGTCGATCCGATGGCAATTTCCCGGGACCCGGAAGACCCCGGAAGCCGGGACACACCGAGGATGACTACCTGGCGCCGTTGGGCGGACCACCGCCGTTGCTGCCGCCGCCCAGTCAGGGATCTTCGGTCAGGTCGAGACCCCAGAGGCAGGCTTCCCTGGGCAGGCCGCAAGATATCTACGAGAATAAGGCGGAGATCCtgcaggcccaggcccaggcacAGGCGCAGGGTCAGGTGATGGAGAGTAGCGTGCCCCTGGCACCCGACATCACCCTCACCCAGCTCCTCACCCTTGGCATCGACGATCTGGCCATCAAGCTGAATGTCCCGGCCAGCAAGCTGAGCACCATGACCCTGGTCCAGCTTACGGCCTACCTTTCGGAGTATCTGTCCAGCGAGAAGAGCCAGGTGACCAGCCAGCCGGAGCGGAGATCCTCGCCAGCCAATCCGCCCCCGGCAGCCGCTCCGCCCTCCACTGCGGCCGTTTTCAAAGTCAACTTCGACCAGCAGACCTCCTTTGTGGCCAAGTTCGATGACACCTTTGGCGAGGACGAGGTGCTCCCCGCTTCCCATTCGGACTCCACTTTCGTGGCCAACTTTGCCAACTTCAACGAGGCGCCCGTTCCCACTCCTATGCCCGGAGCAGGAGCGTCTTCAGCGCCCATCGTGCCGCCAGCGGATCGGTATGCAGTCTTCCGGGAGATCATCGACCAGGAgctccagcaacagcagcaggagacGGATCTGATGGGTGACCTGACGCCCCCGCCGGTGGACGAAAGTCAGATGAAGGAAGTGCCAGAGTGCTTGGAGGTGTCCAGCGTCGCTCCAGAGCTGCCCATCGATGCCCTGGAGGTGGCTCCGGCTCCCAAAATCGACACCAAAATTACGGAAGTAGTGGCCCAGGCTAAGGATCGGTATGCCGCCTTGCGGGACATCATCCTGGTGGAGAACCTCTTCGACAAGCCTTCGCCCCCAGTGGCTGCTCCTCAGCCGGAGAAGGACCTGCTGCAGGACTTCCCGGAGTTCAGCGATGAGTTTAACGAGGATCACGATCTGCGCCAGATAATGGACCATCAGGATCACGGGCATGGCCAAGTCAGGGATCGACGTGGGCTGGTGGACAGTAGAGGCTTTCCCACTGagccctcctcctccgcccTGACCgtggacgacgacgacgaggacgaggatgcCGACGCGGCCGGAGAGAGTAGCCTGGACAGCAACGAGAAGGATGCGGAGCCTGTAAGTGGCCAGGATCAGTACGAGAAGCTGTCGACTTCGACGCAACAGCTGGACACCGCTGCCCCTGTGCTGGAGGATCTTCCCCAGCAGCCACCTCAGCCCCAATCGCTGACGCCCAAGCAGGATCAGAAGTTTCTGTCGGTGTTGACAGGTCCCCCTGGGGCCGGAACCAAAGACGACATCGAAATTGACGAGCTGATGCATCGCGCCATATCGAATCTCTCCCTGGACTCCAGGGAGCGTGTGTCGCCGGCCACCTCCTCGGCGGCTCCATCGCGAGGAGCTCCCGGCCTGCACACTCCCTCGCAGTTCAATGATGTCAGCACCTCGCCCATTCCCCTCCAGAAGCCGGTCATGGGCAGCGTTGGAGGTCCGTCGCCGGTGCCCTCGCAGCTCTCGGCTGTCTCCCAGCTTATCGACACGGCCACCAAGCAAATGGGCGATCGGGAACGGGAGAAACAGTCCTGGGCCACCTTCGACTCTCCCAAGGCCAAGGGCAAGGCCCGGCTTACCCTGCCACCGCCGCCACCCCCCGCTTCGAACACCTCCCAGCCGGATACGGTGGAGTCGCCGTGCAGCTCGGATCCTCGGGACGATGGCTGGTCCAAGCAGCAGCGCCGCTGGGCGAAGAAGGAACGCCAGCAGACGTCCTCCTCGTCGCGCGATCTCAGTCCCTGGGATGACGAGACTCCCGAGTATCTCAAGCGACGCCAACTGGCCGCCGCCCAAATGGCCCATCCTCACCAGCCGCAGATGCAGCCACCGCCAGATCGGCATGGCTACTATATGCGCCACGCCAGGCGGATGAACTCCTGCGACGAGGATTACGA CTATGATGCGGAGTTCATGGCTCGCCGagatcagcagcagcaacaacaacagcaaaggAAGTTCAAGCATGGACTCTCTCGCAGCCGGGATAACTTTGATCTAG ATTCCCCCAGCTGGTATCACCATCCGGCCCATCATACCTGGTCCCCGCAGGAGATCGAACAGGCCAGGGCCAGGTCCTTCGAGAGGGCTGCCTATGAACGCTCCAGCTATGGACCACCGCCGCCCATCTACGACAAACGAGGACAGTTGAGGAGCAAGTACCGGGGCGATCACCGGGACAGGGATCGTGAGCGGGAGAGGGAACGGGACAGGGACCGGGAGTACCGGGACTATGCTCGTCCCAGCTACGACTTCGACTACGAAAACGTGTACGAGGAGCGCGGAGGTCGGTCGCCCATGGCCTACAAGCCAGGAAGAGGTGGTGCCGACTACATGTACGACCGGGAAAGGGATCGAGATCGTGACCGCAAGTCCTTCGATCGCGAGAGCCTCGAATCCTACGAGAGCGCCAATCGGCGGCGTCGCAGCTTCGGCAGCGGCAACGATGTCTACGGTAGCTTGGACAGCCGCGAGGACTACCGCGGCGAGAGGGACAGGGATCGGGAGCGGGATCGCGAGCAGATGAAGACGCGTTCCCTGCGGAAGCCCACAACCACCTCGGGGAAGCTGCGGATCAGCGGTGACATTGACTACGAGCAGGATTCGGAGCAGGACTTCCAGCAGCGGCCAGGTGTCCGGAGTCTGCAGCGGCCCAGTCAGCTGGGAGGGGATGTGGTGCTGCCCTCCAGTGCAGCCGGTGGCTCACAGAGACTGCGCAAGAGCAGCGGTTCGAGTCCCTGGGATGGCGAGG AACCCACTTTGCCGGGCCAGAAGTCATGGAAGCGTCCAGCCAGTGCTGCGGAAACGGAGAGGCGTCTGGCCGAAAGTCGTAGGGCGGCAGCGTTGGGACAAACTCCCTCAGACGGAGAAAAGGAGCGAAG ATTCCGCAAGAAGACTCGTGCCCGCAGTGCCAAGGATTTGGCCAACATGGGCACCAATCCCGGCTCGGCTGTGCCACCATCCCGCTACGGACGTCCTGGCATGAGGGATAACTATGACTACATGTGTCCTCCCGGCCCCCGGAACGACGAGGTggacgacgatgatgatgacgacgacgaggactaCGTGGACGATGAGCCGCCGACGGATGAGGACAAGTTCGAGCGGCTCAACCGCCGGCGTCATGAGATGCACCAGCGGATGATGGAGAGCGAGCGGCGTCACATGGAGCGGCATCAGCCGCCGCCGGCGCTGGGCAAGCTACCGGGCCAGAATCGGAACCGTGGCGGCGTTGGGGTCGTCAACAGCGACTACGGATTCGTGGACAGCTACGAGCAGACACCCACTCCGACGCCGCGCTCGAATGCCAGTAGCACGGGTCCCGGGGGCATGATGATGAGCGGCGGTGAGTCCTCCGCCGGGGTGACCAGTTCCAAGTTCAATTTCGACGACGGTTTCGAGTCCGACTTCAATCAGAGCTCCCCGCCGCCAGCTCCGGCAGGCACTGCATCCAGCTGCACCTCCACGCCGGCTGGCCAAGTCTCCggcagcggcaacaacggcGGATCCAAGAGCCTCTTCCGCTTCTCCAACGACTTCTCGGATCGCGAGAAGCGGGAGCAGTTTGAGGCGGACACGCCGCCGACTTCAACTCCTCCCATCACCCAGAAACTGCGATTCGATGACAATGTCAAGGTCTCCCAGTTCGACGACGCCGCCTTCGAGGATGACTTCGCCAAGGCCTCCTTTGACTTCGAGAAGGAGCAGGTAACGGGTGCTGGAGGAGCGGGAGCCATGAGCCGGAAACAGAATATGCGAACCAGCAAGCTGCAGCAGCGCCAGGAGCTCATTAAGAAGTCGGAGTCTGTGAATATATTTGCCAAAAAGCAAGAGGATCCCTTCGAGGATGATGAGTTCTTCCGATCGCCGGACCAGGAAGATCCGAAGGAGCAGCTCGATGAGCAGGCGGAGTCCGGGGGCGGCGGGGGCAAGTTCCAGTGGGGCGAGGAGGCGAACTTTGCCAAGTTCGATGAAAACATGTGA